Proteins encoded in a region of the Agromyces protaetiae genome:
- a CDS encoding threonine synthase translates to MTVTTNGGTREHRFVCALCGDADRALRYDCARCGGPVLVDAAAVTAGDLGPAGLGARGPWRFPALLPRTETRVSLGEGDTPLVPLSFVRAGPRPVFAKLESLNPSLSFKDRAMAVGASAAVDRGLHGLVVASTGNAAVSAATYAAAAGLSCTVLVGSESQAAKKLDACRALGAEVQEIPGDYSAAYARARALEGEGWMNVSTTYRNPLLAEGYRSIAFELIEQLGRAPSAVIVPIGAGPLLRGIERGFADAVAVGRAPRPAALVGVQAARVAPIHAAWVRRHGSPGAGGGATPAAGGPTLATAIADRLTGYESHGDLTVAAVERTGGAVVAVDEESIVEATRRLAASGIWVEPSAATALAAVGSGAAAIPGVHGADASGGLDDDGPVVLMLTGHGAKAPALPAA, encoded by the coding sequence GTGACGGTGACGACGAACGGCGGCACCCGCGAGCATCGGTTCGTGTGCGCGCTCTGCGGCGACGCCGACCGAGCCCTCCGGTACGACTGCGCCCGCTGCGGCGGACCCGTCCTCGTCGACGCGGCGGCCGTGACGGCCGGCGATCTCGGCCCCGCCGGCCTGGGCGCCCGCGGGCCTTGGCGATTCCCCGCGCTCCTGCCCCGTACCGAGACACGGGTCTCGCTCGGCGAAGGCGACACGCCGCTCGTGCCGCTGTCGTTCGTCCGCGCCGGGCCCCGGCCGGTCTTCGCCAAGCTCGAGTCCCTCAATCCGTCGCTGTCGTTCAAAGATCGCGCGATGGCGGTCGGCGCCTCCGCGGCCGTCGACCGCGGCCTGCACGGCCTCGTGGTCGCCTCGACGGGGAACGCGGCCGTCTCCGCGGCCACCTACGCTGCGGCGGCCGGGTTGTCGTGCACGGTCCTCGTGGGCTCCGAGTCGCAGGCGGCGAAGAAGCTGGATGCGTGCCGCGCCCTCGGCGCCGAGGTCCAGGAGATCCCGGGCGATTACAGCGCCGCGTACGCCCGAGCCCGGGCCCTCGAGGGCGAGGGCTGGATGAACGTGTCGACGACCTACCGGAATCCTCTGCTCGCCGAAGGCTACCGATCCATCGCGTTCGAGCTCATCGAACAGCTGGGTCGCGCGCCGAGTGCCGTGATCGTGCCGATCGGCGCGGGTCCGCTGCTCCGCGGGATCGAACGCGGATTCGCCGACGCCGTGGCGGTCGGCCGCGCACCCCGGCCAGCGGCGCTCGTGGGCGTGCAGGCTGCTCGCGTCGCGCCCATCCACGCGGCGTGGGTACGCCGACACGGCTCGCCGGGCGCTGGTGGCGGGGCGACCCCGGCAGCGGGCGGCCCCACGCTCGCGACGGCGATCGCCGATCGGCTCACCGGCTACGAGTCCCACGGCGACCTCACCGTCGCCGCGGTGGAACGCACCGGTGGCGCGGTCGTGGCCGTGGACGAGGAGTCCATCGTCGAGGCGACCCGCCGACTCGCGGCATCCGGTATCTGGGTGGAGCCCTCCGCGGCCACGGCGCTCGCCGCGGTCGGCAGCGGCGCGGCCGCGATTCCAGGCGTACACGGGGCGGATGCCTCGGGCGGACTCGACGACGACGGACCCGTCGTCCTGATGCTCACGGGCCACGGCGCCAAGGCGCCGGCCCTGCCGGCCGCATGA
- a CDS encoding IclR family transcriptional regulator, producing the protein MTQHADDPKRRGPEGLRAMDRATTILFELAAHPGGLSLADLARQTGLTLTTVHRMIGTLRAHRLTRETPDGRQALGPGTLILARGFLGGLDFRVEALPVLAELRDATDEACHLGTLANPHIVYVDKLDSTRSVGVVSRIGGTAPAVTTAVGRAILAHSPAEVVDAVIASTATQLGRHIDADALHAELARTRQDGFSRDLGENEPWVSCLGAPVFDENGSPVAAISLSIPTERFEPARVAELGALVRRSAGRISEALGHITDWPGTTNGQD; encoded by the coding sequence ATGACCCAGCACGCGGACGATCCCAAGCGCCGCGGCCCCGAAGGGCTGCGCGCGATGGATCGCGCGACGACGATCCTGTTCGAGCTCGCGGCGCACCCCGGCGGGCTCAGCCTGGCCGATCTCGCGCGGCAGACGGGCCTCACGCTGACGACGGTCCACCGGATGATCGGCACGCTCAGGGCTCACCGGCTCACGCGGGAGACGCCAGACGGACGCCAGGCGCTCGGGCCGGGAACGCTCATCCTCGCGCGCGGCTTCCTCGGCGGCCTCGACTTCCGGGTCGAGGCCCTCCCGGTGCTCGCCGAGCTCCGCGATGCGACCGATGAGGCCTGCCACCTGGGCACCCTCGCCAACCCGCACATCGTCTACGTCGACAAGCTCGACAGCACGCGTTCGGTGGGCGTCGTCTCACGAATCGGCGGCACCGCGCCGGCCGTCACCACCGCGGTGGGTCGGGCGATCCTCGCCCACTCGCCCGCCGAGGTCGTCGACGCCGTCATCGCCTCCACGGCGACCCAGCTGGGCAGGCACATCGACGCCGACGCCCTGCACGCAGAGCTCGCGCGCACCCGCCAGGACGGGTTCAGCCGCGACCTGGGCGAGAACGAGCCGTGGGTCAGCTGCCTCGGAGCGCCCGTCTTCGACGAGAACGGCTCGCCCGTCGCCGCGATCAGCCTGTCGATCCCGACCGAGCGGTTCGAGCCTGCGCGCGTGGCCGAGTTGGGCGCCCTCGTCCGCCGCAGCGCCGGCCGCATCTCGGAGGCCCTCGGACACATCACCGACTGGCCGGGCACGACGAACGGACAGGACTGA
- a CDS encoding ABC transporter substrate-binding protein, with amino-acid sequence MALGAAAMLALTACSGGTGESDSGGDQELVLWHMEGTPNRVAAFESLAEKYNETDPEYPVTVQVQDWDQVYTKIAGAAQSGKQPDILFAIPDFATYVRNLGLGQPVTDVVDTLDSDYGLIDAAKAPYQDDDEYWAVPLYGMVQMLWYREDKLAAAGIEAPTTWSELVAAAEALTTDGTSGIALPAGKNLATDQVLYSLMITGGAANFFTEDGQVDIDTPETVAAFEVYKELLQFSPTDSANYAWGEPQAALNSGAAAMAIEKGQYLAPFAEESGLDPSQLGCAPIPVADDGGQPGSIYYSNGAMVLSDDEAKQAGAGEFLEWLLEPENYGDFLNAEPGLFLPVTSDGAELEQWRSNEVLTTYAECVDAMLEQSETGELFGFVDGQYIDTIGEISGQNFLAQAVQQMYVNGMTAEEAAAWAQEQMQAAID; translated from the coding sequence GTGGCACTCGGAGCGGCGGCGATGCTCGCCCTCACCGCGTGTTCAGGCGGCACCGGAGAGTCGGACAGCGGCGGAGACCAGGAGCTCGTGCTCTGGCACATGGAGGGCACGCCCAACCGCGTGGCCGCCTTCGAGTCGCTGGCCGAGAAGTACAACGAGACCGACCCCGAGTACCCCGTCACCGTCCAGGTGCAGGACTGGGACCAGGTGTACACGAAGATCGCCGGCGCGGCGCAGTCGGGCAAGCAGCCCGACATCCTGTTCGCGATCCCCGACTTCGCCACGTACGTGCGCAACCTCGGCCTCGGACAGCCCGTGACCGACGTCGTCGACACGCTCGACAGCGACTACGGGCTGATCGACGCCGCCAAGGCGCCGTACCAGGACGATGACGAGTACTGGGCCGTCCCGCTCTACGGCATGGTGCAGATGCTCTGGTACCGCGAGGACAAGCTCGCTGCGGCCGGCATCGAGGCGCCCACCACCTGGAGCGAGCTCGTCGCCGCGGCGGAGGCGCTCACCACCGACGGCACCAGCGGCATCGCGCTGCCCGCCGGGAAAAACCTCGCCACCGACCAGGTGCTCTACAGCCTGATGATCACGGGCGGCGCCGCCAACTTCTTCACGGAGGACGGCCAGGTCGACATCGACACGCCCGAGACGGTCGCGGCCTTCGAGGTCTACAAGGAGCTGCTGCAGTTCTCCCCCACCGACTCCGCGAACTACGCGTGGGGAGAGCCGCAGGCCGCGCTGAACAGCGGCGCGGCGGCCATGGCCATCGAGAAGGGCCAGTACCTGGCCCCGTTCGCCGAGGAGTCCGGACTGGACCCGTCGCAGCTCGGCTGCGCACCCATCCCGGTCGCCGACGACGGTGGTCAGCCCGGCAGCATCTACTACTCCAACGGCGCCATGGTGCTGAGCGACGACGAGGCGAAGCAGGCGGGCGCCGGCGAGTTCCTCGAGTGGCTCCTCGAGCCCGAGAACTACGGCGACTTCCTGAACGCCGAGCCGGGCCTCTTCCTCCCCGTCACGAGCGATGGTGCCGAGCTCGAGCAGTGGCGCTCCAACGAGGTCCTGACGACCTACGCCGAGTGCGTGGACGCCATGCTGGAGCAGTCGGAGACCGGCGAGCTGTTCGGCTTCGTCGACGGCCAGTACATCGACACCATCGGCGAGATCTCGGGCCAGAACTTCCTGGCGCAGGCCGTGCAGCAGATGTACGTCAACGGCATGACGGCCGAAGAGGCGGCAGCCTGGGCCCAGGAGCAGATGCAGGCGGCGATCGACTGA
- a CDS encoding M20 family metallopeptidase — MDVLDLTRELVAIDSQNPGPQEPEIVAYVARWADERGFDARVLEPVSGRPNLVVTVDRGGQGHLGLSGHLDTKPIGDARAEWHTPPLELTVVGDDAFGLGSTDMKGGVAAMMRALEDFAAGGRAAAAGVGADASEPGRVSLVLTADEEQGSDAGAKALAAEGLLPGLDDIVIGEPSGITDPWEAVYLVSRGICCFHIDVLARQGHSGLSHTLGRNATLHAADLLHAFESFVPTVDAPGEVACAPTVNPGMFITGGVSFGTWPGHCRVSMEVRLVPGMSRETLHREVEELVRATLPADVDFRISYLESGQGWMPAVELSPTTAVARAAQSAAESVLGKPVPFAAFPGGTDATYFMGQGGIPTIASLGPGWISVAHGANEKVGVTQLRQAHRLYSTLIDRYFDLRRQERA, encoded by the coding sequence ATGGACGTGCTCGATCTCACCCGCGAACTCGTCGCCATCGACTCGCAGAATCCCGGCCCGCAGGAGCCCGAGATCGTCGCGTACGTCGCGCGATGGGCGGACGAGCGCGGATTCGACGCACGAGTGCTCGAACCTGTCAGCGGGCGGCCGAACCTCGTCGTCACGGTCGACCGCGGAGGGCAGGGCCACCTCGGCCTGTCCGGTCATCTCGACACCAAGCCGATCGGCGATGCGCGTGCCGAGTGGCACACGCCGCCGCTGGAGCTCACCGTGGTGGGCGACGACGCCTTCGGCCTGGGCAGCACCGACATGAAGGGCGGCGTGGCCGCCATGATGCGTGCGCTCGAGGATTTCGCCGCGGGCGGGCGGGCTGCGGCCGCGGGCGTGGGCGCGGACGCGAGCGAGCCCGGCCGGGTCTCGCTCGTGCTCACGGCCGACGAGGAGCAGGGCTCCGACGCGGGCGCGAAGGCGCTCGCCGCCGAGGGCCTGCTTCCCGGCCTCGATGACATCGTGATCGGCGAGCCCAGCGGCATCACCGACCCATGGGAGGCCGTCTACCTCGTCTCCAGGGGCATCTGCTGCTTCCACATCGACGTGCTCGCACGCCAGGGCCACAGCGGGCTCTCGCACACGCTCGGTCGCAACGCCACCCTGCACGCGGCCGACCTGCTGCACGCGTTCGAGTCGTTCGTGCCCACGGTGGACGCCCCCGGCGAGGTGGCGTGCGCGCCGACCGTCAATCCCGGCATGTTCATCACCGGCGGCGTGAGCTTCGGCACCTGGCCCGGCCACTGCCGGGTGAGCATGGAGGTGCGGCTGGTGCCCGGCATGAGCCGGGAGACGCTGCACCGTGAGGTCGAAGAGCTCGTGCGTGCGACCCTCCCGGCCGACGTCGACTTCCGCATCAGCTACCTCGAGAGCGGGCAGGGCTGGATGCCCGCCGTCGAGCTGTCCCCGACGACGGCGGTCGCCCGTGCCGCGCAGTCGGCGGCCGAGTCCGTGCTCGGCAAGCCGGTCCCGTTCGCGGCGTTCCCCGGCGGCACCGATGCGACCTACTTCATGGGCCAGGGCGGCATCCCCACGATCGCGAGCCTCGGGCCAGGGTGGATCAGTGTCGCGCACGGCGCCAACGAGAAGGTCGGCGTCACGCAGCTGCGCCAGGCGCACCGCCTCTACAGCACCCTCATCGACCGGTATTTCGACCTTCGGAGACAGGAACGCGCATGA
- a CDS encoding GntR family transcriptional regulator, translated as MVQPKYLEILEALRSRCSSLPIGAKLAPERALAEEFGVSVMTVRHSLGRLVTEGWVKKSPGSGSYVSRPTISMGPTLTSFTQDMRQRGFTPSSRVMRAETITPDVETIGMLDLRPGESAVLVERLRYADNEPMCHEMSVFPPQLAPALLGTDLSGSIHERLAEHGTTPVSTERVVRAVLASNRESELLQLPRGYPALEIVDTFFDNLGRPMQYVRSRYRFDRYEVRTDINRG; from the coding sequence ATGGTCCAACCCAAGTACCTGGAGATCCTCGAAGCGCTTCGCAGCCGCTGTTCGAGCCTGCCGATCGGCGCCAAGCTCGCCCCCGAGCGCGCGCTCGCGGAGGAGTTCGGGGTCAGCGTGATGACGGTGCGTCATTCGCTCGGGCGGCTCGTCACCGAGGGCTGGGTGAAGAAGTCGCCGGGCAGCGGCAGCTATGTGAGCCGGCCGACGATCTCGATGGGCCCCACGCTCACGTCGTTCACGCAGGACATGCGCCAGCGCGGCTTCACACCGAGCTCGCGGGTCATGCGCGCCGAGACCATCACGCCGGACGTGGAGACCATCGGCATGCTCGACCTCAGACCGGGGGAGTCCGCGGTGCTGGTCGAACGGCTGCGGTACGCCGACAATGAGCCGATGTGTCACGAGATGAGCGTGTTCCCGCCCCAGCTCGCGCCTGCACTGCTCGGCACCGATCTGTCCGGCTCGATCCACGAGCGCCTCGCCGAGCACGGCACCACGCCCGTGTCGACCGAGCGCGTCGTGCGCGCCGTGCTCGCGTCGAACCGGGAGAGCGAGCTGCTGCAGTTGCCCCGGGGGTACCCGGCGCTCGAGATCGTGGACACGTTCTTCGACAACCTGGGCCGCCCCATGCAGTACGTGCGTTCGCGCTACCGATTCGACCGGTACGAGGTGCGCACCGACATCAATCGCGGGTGA
- a CDS encoding RidA family protein, which produces MTRIAHTSETLPNPAGPYSHVIDCGSFVVTAGFGPQDPATGLVPDGIEAQTEQVISNVETALGLVGLTLADVVKSTVHLEHLDRDFAAYNGVYERRFPAPYPVRTTVGSTLANILVEIDVMAVRPLAGVAADPTDIVTDASAAGTPAA; this is translated from the coding sequence ATGACCCGGATCGCCCACACCAGCGAGACCCTCCCGAACCCCGCGGGACCGTACAGTCACGTGATCGACTGCGGGTCGTTCGTGGTCACCGCCGGGTTCGGCCCCCAGGACCCGGCGACCGGACTCGTGCCCGACGGCATCGAGGCGCAGACCGAACAGGTCATCAGCAACGTCGAGACCGCGCTCGGCCTCGTCGGGCTCACGCTCGCCGACGTCGTGAAGTCGACCGTGCACCTCGAGCACCTCGATCGCGACTTCGCGGCCTACAACGGCGTGTACGAGCGGCGCTTCCCGGCACCGTACCCGGTGCGCACGACCGTGGGCAGCACGCTCGCGAACATCCTGGTCGAGATCGACGTGATGGCGGTGCGGCCGCTCGCGGGAGTCGCCGCGGACCCGACGGACATCGTGACGGATGCCTCGGCGGCAGGTACGCCCGCGGCATGA
- a CDS encoding Gfo/Idh/MocA family protein, whose protein sequence is MTLRIAIAGAGRFGTLHARAWSEAGAEIVAAVDADGERSRALAAAHGSDRHGTDLGVVLQDGGVDAVIVASDEASHTRLTDQAIEHGCHAFVEKPFSLHTAEAARSIAAAERAGLHLVAGHISRFAQPYAYMREALDAGRLGDLWSVRLRRDFTRSWLAAFGHRVHPAWESCIHDIDLAIFFTRECPQSVYALQVADDATGFPASMSALLRFASGRTVTIESAWSVPDRGPQSLAGALALDGTIAGAAELIGSSGTITQRLINDALVEWNEQGVFAPDLSLWPERNGRIGGALREEVEHALAVFSGTLPNERMPHREALWSVATAEAMIRSLESGQPEAVLTD, encoded by the coding sequence ATGACGCTCCGCATCGCCATCGCCGGCGCAGGCCGGTTCGGCACCCTGCACGCCCGAGCCTGGAGTGAGGCCGGTGCCGAGATCGTGGCGGCGGTCGACGCCGACGGCGAACGGTCGCGTGCGCTCGCCGCCGCGCACGGTTCGGACCGCCACGGCACGGACCTCGGCGTCGTGCTCCAGGACGGTGGCGTGGACGCGGTGATCGTGGCGAGCGACGAGGCCTCGCACACCCGCCTCACGGACCAGGCCATCGAGCACGGCTGTCACGCGTTCGTCGAGAAGCCGTTCTCGCTGCACACTGCCGAGGCGGCCCGAAGCATCGCAGCCGCCGAGCGCGCCGGACTGCACCTCGTCGCCGGGCACATCTCGCGCTTCGCGCAGCCGTATGCGTACATGCGGGAGGCGCTCGACGCGGGCCGGCTCGGCGACCTCTGGAGCGTGCGACTCCGCCGTGACTTCACCCGGAGCTGGCTGGCCGCCTTCGGGCACCGCGTGCACCCCGCCTGGGAGTCCTGCATCCACGACATCGACCTCGCCATCTTCTTCACGCGCGAGTGCCCGCAGTCGGTGTACGCCCTGCAGGTGGCCGACGACGCCACCGGGTTCCCCGCGTCGATGTCCGCCCTGCTCCGCTTCGCCTCGGGTCGCACGGTCACGATCGAGTCCGCGTGGAGCGTGCCGGATCGCGGGCCGCAGTCCCTGGCCGGTGCACTGGCACTGGACGGGACGATCGCGGGCGCGGCCGAGCTCATCGGCTCGAGCGGCACGATCACGCAGCGCCTGATCAACGACGCCCTCGTCGAGTGGAACGAGCAGGGTGTCTTCGCGCCGGACCTCTCGCTCTGGCCGGAACGGAACGGCCGCATCGGCGGCGCGCTCCGCGAGGAAGTCGAGCACGCGCTCGCGGTGTTCTCCGGAACGCTCCCCAACGAGCGGATGCCGCACCGCGAGGCGCTCTGGAGCGTCGCCACGGCCGAGGCGATGATCCGATCGCTCGAGAGCGGTCAGCCGGAGGCCGTGCTCACGGATTGA
- a CDS encoding MBL fold metallo-hydrolase encodes MSAVRLGEYVWLVGTPDEQSPAFTSPYDSNQYLLWTGTRGVLIDAGTGLAADAWYANVAAVADPGAIDVVLVTHYHGDHAGGAAAAAAYGWTIAADEVTANALAAGDETVTQVARARELGIYPPEFSLTAHAPERVLGDGEQIDLPGIRVTSIAAPGHCDGHVVFLVEGTAGRALFTGDVLFAGGLVSLQAIPDCRLDRYAESVIALAALGVDQLFPGHGRPVLHDAGTEVRAAAASFERLIPPRNVLNP; translated from the coding sequence ATGAGCGCCGTCCGGCTGGGGGAGTATGTCTGGCTCGTCGGAACCCCCGACGAGCAGAGCCCGGCGTTCACGAGCCCGTACGACAGCAATCAGTACCTCCTCTGGACCGGTACGAGGGGCGTGCTCATCGACGCCGGGACCGGCCTCGCCGCCGACGCCTGGTACGCGAACGTGGCGGCCGTGGCCGATCCCGGGGCGATCGACGTGGTGCTCGTCACGCACTACCACGGCGACCATGCCGGCGGCGCGGCCGCGGCGGCCGCGTACGGATGGACCATCGCCGCGGACGAGGTCACCGCGAACGCCCTCGCCGCAGGCGACGAGACGGTGACCCAGGTCGCGCGGGCCCGGGAGCTCGGGATCTACCCGCCGGAGTTCTCCTTGACCGCTCACGCACCAGAGCGGGTCCTCGGCGACGGTGAGCAGATCGATCTCCCCGGCATCCGCGTCACGAGCATCGCCGCCCCCGGGCACTGCGACGGACACGTGGTCTTCCTCGTCGAAGGGACCGCGGGCCGCGCGCTGTTCACGGGGGATGTGCTCTTCGCGGGAGGCCTCGTGAGCCTGCAGGCCATCCCCGACTGCCGCCTCGACCGGTACGCCGAGAGCGTCATCGCGCTTGCCGCACTCGGCGTCGATCAGCTCTTCCCCGGTCACGGCCGGCCGGTGCTCCACGATGCCGGCACCGAGGTCCGCGCCGCCGCGGCGTCGTTCGAGCGTCTGATCCCGCCGCGCAACGTGCTCAATCCGTGA